In Zobellia roscoffensis, the following are encoded in one genomic region:
- the pgmB gene encoding beta-phosphoglucomutase, with protein MSTSAFIFDLDGVIVDTAKYHYLAWKKLANELGFEFTKEQNELFKGVSRKRCLEILLDIGGVTATQEEFNKYMIEKNEDYLEYIEKMNESEILPDVPKVLDFLKENNIPIALGSASKNARPILEKVKLLSYFDAIVDGNDVTKAKPDPEVFLIAANKLETSPEKCIVFEDAVAGIQAANNANMVSIGIGDAQILSEADHNFNDFTEMSLDFLKSLMSPEA; from the coding sequence ATGAGTACATCAGCATTTATATTTGATCTTGACGGCGTTATTGTAGATACCGCTAAATACCATTACCTGGCTTGGAAGAAACTTGCCAATGAACTGGGTTTTGAATTTACAAAAGAACAGAATGAACTTTTTAAGGGTGTAAGTCGCAAACGATGTTTAGAAATTCTTCTTGATATAGGAGGTGTCACGGCAACTCAAGAAGAGTTCAATAAATATATGATAGAAAAGAACGAGGACTATCTTGAGTACATAGAAAAGATGAACGAATCTGAAATTCTGCCGGATGTACCTAAGGTTCTGGATTTTCTAAAGGAAAACAATATTCCTATTGCTTTGGGCTCGGCAAGCAAAAATGCTCGTCCTATTTTGGAAAAAGTAAAACTATTGTCTTATTTTGATGCCATTGTAGATGGTAACGATGTAACAAAAGCAAAGCCCGATCCAGAAGTCTTTCTGATTGCGGCCAATAAGTTAGAAACATCACCTGAGAAATGTATTGTTTTTGAGGATGCCGTGGCAGGAATACAAGCGGCAAACAATGCTAATATGGTAAGTATTGGTATAGGTGATGCCCAAATTCTTTCTGAAGCAGATCATAATTTCAATGACTTTACAGAGATGAGTCTTGATTTTTTGAAAAGTTTAATGTCACCAGAAGCGTAA
- a CDS encoding glycoside hydrolase family 65 protein, which translates to MQEYIKADPWSIIEEGFDKELVKSSESIFSIGNGAMGQRANFEENYTGDTFQGSYIAGVYYPDKTRVGWWKNGYPEYFAKVLNAPNWIGVEVFVNGEPLDLNTCKKVIGFSRELNMKEGWYKRQFKAVLPNDVKISVKVTRFLSIDLDEVGAINYEIIPENGDVEIKFVPYLDSGITNEDSNWDDKFWNTTSVTSEGNKAFIEAHTMKTNFETCTFMESRLFVDGKVIENNPTEQKDELRIAHEYVQTVKQGETVALHKFGGYTVARNHKALVEASTKALKKAVDFGFDALLDKQKQAWAKIWEMSDITIQGDVKAQQGIRFNIFQLNQTYLGKDSRLNIGPKGFTGEKYGGSTYWDTEAYCIPFYMATKDQNVARSLLKYRYNHLDKAIENAQKLGFSNGAALYPMVTMNGEECHNEWEITFEEIHRNGAIAFAIFNYYRFTGDYSYIPEMGLEVLIGIARFWHQRASFSADKNKYVILGVTGPNEYENNVNNNWYTNYLAKWCIDFAVEQLQKVDDGYNEDYLRVIGKTKLTDNEVSQWEKVANNMYFPYSEDKKVFLQQDGFLDKELITVSDLPKAQRPINQKWSWDRILRSPYIKQADVLQGFYFFEDHFSEEELEKHFDFYEPFTVHESSLSPCVHSIQAAKLNRMQQAYTFYLRTSRLDLDDYNKEVEEGLHITSMAGTWMSIVEGFGGMRVVDDKLSFEPKIPEQWEAYSFKINFRDRILKVTVKKDSTELLLTGQEDMSIRLKGERIVLQPNTVKVV; encoded by the coding sequence ATGCAAGAGTATATAAAAGCCGATCCTTGGTCAATAATTGAAGAGGGTTTTGATAAGGAATTAGTTAAATCTTCCGAAAGTATTTTCAGTATTGGTAATGGAGCCATGGGGCAACGGGCTAATTTTGAAGAAAACTATACAGGAGATACCTTTCAAGGAAGCTATATAGCAGGAGTTTACTATCCCGATAAAACCCGTGTGGGCTGGTGGAAAAATGGCTACCCTGAATATTTTGCTAAAGTTTTGAATGCGCCCAATTGGATTGGTGTTGAGGTTTTTGTAAACGGGGAGCCTCTGGATTTAAACACCTGTAAAAAGGTGATAGGTTTCAGTAGAGAGTTGAACATGAAAGAGGGTTGGTATAAACGTCAATTTAAGGCTGTTCTACCAAATGATGTAAAAATTTCAGTGAAAGTCACTCGTTTTTTATCCATTGACTTGGATGAGGTTGGTGCTATTAATTATGAAATTATACCTGAGAATGGCGATGTTGAAATCAAGTTTGTGCCCTATCTAGATAGTGGTATTACTAATGAAGATTCTAACTGGGACGATAAATTTTGGAATACCACTTCGGTTACTTCAGAAGGTAATAAAGCGTTTATTGAAGCGCACACCATGAAAACCAATTTCGAAACCTGCACTTTTATGGAAAGCAGGTTGTTTGTTGATGGGAAAGTCATAGAAAATAACCCAACGGAGCAAAAAGATGAATTACGCATCGCTCACGAGTATGTTCAAACTGTAAAGCAGGGTGAAACTGTAGCGCTTCATAAATTTGGTGGATACACGGTTGCTAGAAACCATAAAGCATTGGTAGAAGCTTCAACGAAAGCTTTGAAAAAAGCGGTTGATTTTGGTTTTGATGCCCTATTGGATAAACAAAAACAGGCTTGGGCCAAAATTTGGGAGATGAGTGATATCACTATTCAAGGTGATGTAAAAGCACAGCAAGGAATTCGGTTTAATATATTTCAATTGAATCAGACCTATTTAGGTAAGGATTCCAGATTAAATATTGGCCCTAAAGGATTCACCGGTGAAAAATACGGCGGTAGTACCTATTGGGACACAGAGGCATATTGCATACCATTCTACATGGCAACCAAAGACCAAAATGTAGCGCGTAGCTTGTTGAAATATAGATATAACCATCTAGATAAAGCAATTGAAAATGCTCAAAAATTAGGTTTTTCTAACGGAGCGGCTCTTTATCCTATGGTTACCATGAACGGTGAAGAATGCCACAACGAATGGGAAATTACTTTTGAGGAGATTCACCGTAACGGAGCAATTGCTTTTGCTATATTTAACTATTACAGATTTACGGGCGATTATTCCTATATCCCAGAAATGGGACTTGAGGTCTTAATTGGTATCGCACGTTTCTGGCACCAAAGAGCAAGTTTCTCAGCCGATAAAAATAAGTATGTCATTTTGGGTGTAACGGGTCCTAATGAGTATGAGAACAACGTTAATAATAACTGGTATACCAACTATTTGGCTAAATGGTGTATTGATTTTGCAGTAGAGCAACTACAGAAAGTTGATGATGGTTACAATGAAGACTACCTTCGTGTCATTGGTAAAACTAAGTTGACGGATAACGAGGTTTCACAATGGGAAAAGGTTGCGAATAACATGTATTTTCCATATTCGGAAGATAAAAAGGTCTTTTTACAGCAAGATGGCTTTTTAGATAAAGAGCTAATTACGGTTAGCGATCTTCCTAAAGCCCAAAGACCCATTAACCAAAAGTGGAGCTGGGACCGTATTTTGCGCTCTCCATACATTAAACAGGCAGATGTACTTCAAGGGTTTTATTTCTTTGAAGATCATTTCTCTGAGGAAGAACTAGAGAAGCATTTTGACTTTTATGAACCATTTACGGTGCATGAATCATCGCTTTCACCATGTGTACATAGCATACAAGCGGCAAAATTGAATCGAATGCAACAGGCGTATACATTTTACCTTAGAACATCTCGGTTAGATTTGGATGATTATAATAAGGAAGTTGAAGAAGGTCTACACATTACTTCTATGGCGGGTACTTGGATGAGTATTGTAGAAGGTTTTGGAGGAATGAGGGTCGTGGATGATAAACTTTCATTTGAGCCTAAAATACCGGAGCAATGGGAAGCGTATTCCTTTAAAATTAACTTTAGAGACCGAATTTTAAAAGTGACGGTTAAAAAAGATAGCACTGAATTGTTGTTGACTGGTCAAGAAGATATGTCAATCCGTTTGAAAGGAGAGCGAATCGTTTTACAACCAAATACGGTTAAGGTAGTATAA
- a CDS encoding SusC/RagA family TonB-linked outer membrane protein, which yields MKIMLLKNLVMVAAFLGFGIAQAQDVSGTVSDASGPLPGASVVIKGSTTGAQTDFDGNYSLSDVPEGATLVFSYIGFATQEVPVNGQSTINVTLQEDAQALDEVVIIGYGSTTVKDATGSVASVTSEDFNKGVISSPEQLIQGKTAGVQISQGSGEPGSGVSIRIRGTSSVRSNNNPLFVVDGVPLPSGDTSSEGTNIGVGSSSARNPLSFLNPNDIESMSVLKDASATAIYGSRGANGVVIITTKSGKGGAEGGTWEFSSDLSFSKPAEEYDLLNRSQFLSAVDAFGGSATDFGSDTDWQDLVTRNSASTNNNLAYSRNYGSGNVRATFNYGKQFGVIKKSSQERITGRLNISQRFLEDKLKLDFQGTISRVNDEAPPLSGSAGSTGDLLGSAYSANPTWPASATFNPGDRINPLNLLDSWQSLNNTNRYLANLSASYNITDELTAKATVGYDKAEATREASLSANSFNVSRGAAGNGRGALNDLTNENRLFEFTVNYKKEFENSTLDVLGGFSYQDFNVRGRNVEGYGFASSDLNIMARDLSSASDILESRISGSYQQYGYAENIADGLFVNRLFPTTETDFLGEASIPVSSVFADTFDNTDELQSYFARVNYTIANKYLFTATVRADGSSKFGDNNQYGIFPSGAFAWKINEEDFIGDAVSTLKLRLNYGITGNQDGLGYGRFVRRERYSTATTTGNSNINDGGDINVPGIATVEFANPDLKWEETTQYGVGLDFGFANDRLNGSIDFYRKETKDLLLNIEAAQPSPQPTFFQNLDALVLNQGVEFALNYDFVQTEDFNWSAGFNVAYNKNEIQDFDGEIAAGTIRGAGLSNAFSQRLASGQPLFSFYLREFVGFDENGNPIHEGGNDNQKFVGKSALPDFTGGFSTSLNYKNWDASLYFNGQFGNYIYNNTANAFFTGGAIGSGNNVTQDVVGLAGEEGRFAEASVSTRFLEKGDFVRLQNASIGYNVPLSGEGCFDTMRLSLNAQNLFVITDYSGLDPEVSVSPAGADLLNGLPIAGIDYSSFPRPRTLTVGINVTF from the coding sequence ATGAAGATTATGCTACTCAAAAACCTGGTTATGGTTGCGGCTTTTTTAGGCTTTGGCATAGCACAGGCACAAGATGTTTCGGGAACTGTTTCCGATGCAAGTGGCCCTTTACCGGGAGCTAGTGTTGTAATAAAAGGCTCGACCACTGGAGCACAAACAGATTTTGATGGAAATTATTCATTAAGCGATGTACCTGAAGGTGCAACCTTAGTCTTTAGTTACATTGGTTTTGCTACCCAAGAAGTACCGGTCAATGGTCAATCTACAATTAACGTAACCTTGCAAGAAGATGCTCAAGCTTTGGACGAGGTTGTTATTATAGGTTATGGTTCTACAACCGTAAAAGATGCTACAGGGTCTGTAGCTTCTGTGACTTCTGAAGATTTTAACAAAGGGGTAATTTCTTCTCCTGAACAATTAATACAAGGTAAAACCGCTGGGGTACAGATTTCTCAAGGAAGTGGAGAGCCTGGATCTGGGGTTTCTATTCGTATTCGAGGAACTTCTTCTGTAAGATCAAACAACAACCCTTTATTTGTTGTTGACGGCGTGCCATTACCTTCTGGGGACACCTCATCAGAAGGCACTAATATTGGTGTTGGTTCTAGCTCAGCAAGAAACCCACTAAGTTTCTTAAATCCTAATGACATTGAAAGCATGAGTGTCCTTAAAGATGCATCTGCTACTGCTATCTACGGATCCAGAGGTGCTAACGGTGTTGTTATTATTACGACCAAGAGCGGAAAAGGTGGTGCCGAAGGCGGAACTTGGGAATTCTCTTCCGATTTAAGTTTTTCGAAACCTGCTGAAGAATATGACTTGCTAAACAGAAGCCAATTTCTTTCTGCAGTTGATGCTTTTGGAGGATCTGCTACTGATTTTGGCAGCGATACGGATTGGCAAGATTTAGTTACACGAAATTCCGCATCAACCAACAATAACTTAGCTTATTCAAGAAATTATGGTTCAGGTAACGTAAGAGCCACTTTCAATTACGGGAAGCAATTTGGAGTTATCAAAAAATCATCTCAAGAACGAATAACTGGTCGATTAAATATTTCTCAAAGATTTTTAGAGGATAAATTAAAACTTGATTTTCAAGGTACAATTTCACGTGTAAATGATGAAGCACCGCCATTAAGTGGTAGTGCTGGTTCTACAGGTGACCTTTTGGGCTCTGCATACTCGGCTAATCCAACTTGGCCTGCTAGTGCAACTTTTAACCCAGGAGACAGAATCAATCCTTTAAACTTATTGGACAGCTGGCAAAGTTTAAACAACACCAACCGTTATTTGGCAAATTTATCTGCTTCATATAATATAACCGATGAATTGACAGCAAAAGCTACAGTTGGTTATGATAAGGCAGAAGCAACACGGGAGGCTTCATTAAGTGCTAATTCGTTCAATGTTTCTAGAGGAGCAGCTGGCAACGGCCGTGGAGCACTAAATGACTTGACCAACGAGAATAGACTCTTTGAATTCACAGTAAACTATAAAAAAGAATTCGAAAATTCAACTTTAGATGTCTTGGGAGGTTTTTCTTACCAAGATTTTAATGTGAGAGGAAGAAATGTTGAAGGGTATGGCTTTGCTTCATCAGACTTGAATATAATGGCTCGTGACTTATCTAGTGCTTCAGACATTTTAGAGTCGAGAATTTCAGGCTCATACCAGCAATATGGATATGCCGAGAATATTGCCGATGGTCTTTTTGTAAACAGACTGTTTCCTACTACGGAGACCGACTTTTTAGGCGAAGCATCTATTCCGGTTAGTTCAGTTTTCGCTGACACATTTGATAACACAGATGAACTTCAATCCTATTTTGCAAGAGTTAACTATACTATAGCTAACAAGTATTTATTTACAGCTACGGTAAGAGCAGATGGTTCCTCTAAGTTTGGAGATAATAACCAGTATGGTATTTTCCCTTCAGGAGCTTTCGCTTGGAAAATTAATGAAGAGGATTTTATTGGTGATGCAGTTTCCACTTTAAAGCTTAGACTAAACTACGGAATAACAGGTAACCAAGATGGCCTTGGCTATGGAAGATTTGTAAGAAGAGAGCGATACTCAACAGCCACAACAACTGGGAATAGTAATATTAACGATGGTGGAGATATCAACGTACCAGGAATTGCCACTGTTGAATTTGCAAACCCAGATTTAAAATGGGAAGAAACTACACAATATGGTGTAGGTCTTGATTTTGGTTTTGCTAATGATCGATTGAACGGAAGTATTGATTTTTACCGTAAAGAGACTAAGGATTTACTTTTAAATATTGAAGCGGCACAACCATCGCCACAGCCAACTTTCTTTCAAAATTTAGATGCTTTAGTACTTAACCAAGGGGTAGAATTTGCATTGAACTACGATTTTGTACAGACCGAGGATTTTAACTGGTCCGCTGGATTCAATGTTGCTTATAACAAGAATGAAATTCAAGATTTTGATGGTGAAATAGCTGCAGGAACTATACGTGGCGCAGGTTTATCCAATGCCTTTTCTCAACGCCTAGCTTCAGGTCAGCCCTTATTTTCTTTCTACTTACGGGAGTTTGTTGGTTTTGACGAAAACGGAAACCCTATTCATGAAGGAGGAAATGATAATCAAAAATTTGTTGGTAAAAGTGCACTACCTGATTTTACTGGTGGTTTTTCAACAAGCTTGAACTACAAAAACTGGGATGCTTCCTTGTACTTTAATGGTCAATTTGGTAATTATATTTATAATAACACCGCTAACGCCTTCTTTACAGGTGGTGCCATAGGCAGTGGAAATAATGTAACCCAAGATGTTGTGGGACTTGCAGGTGAAGAAGGACGTTTTGCAGAAGCTTCTGTTTCAACTAGATTTTTAGAGAAAGGTGATTTCGTAAGACTTCAAAATGCTTCCATTGGGTATAACGTACCTCTTTCTGGAGAAGGCTGTTTTGACACTATGAGACTAAGTTTAAATGCTCAGAATTTGTTCGTTATTACCGACTACAGTGGTCTTGACCCAGAAGTTAGCGTAAGCCCAGCAGGTGCAGATCTATTAAACGGTTTGCCTATAGCAGGTATTGATTACAGTTCTTTTCCTAGACCTAGAACTTTAACTGTCGGTATCAACGTAACTTTTTAA
- a CDS encoding LacI family DNA-binding transcriptional regulator encodes MKRKITLKQIARELEVSISTVSKALKDSDEISTDTKQKVKAFAKLYNYRPNKIALSLKNRRTKNIGVVIPDIVHHFFTTVFRGIEKYANQHGYNVVVCVSDESYEKEVFNMELLANGSIDGFIMSVSAETQQKNNFSHLKEVMEQGIPLVLFDRVIDEIECDKVVMNDEEIAYEATAKMLAEGKKKIALVTTESYFNVSEKRAEGYKKALLDHNIAYDEKLTLVLPFKGIEETYIETFVENESFDGVLCVNEIFAVLFMGAVQKKGLKIPEDVSVIGFTDGLLSRYSTPALTTIAQHGDKMGQIAAKMLIEKLENEIGFHEEEVYRTEIIEATLIERGSTINK; translated from the coding sequence TTGAAGCGAAAGATTACCTTAAAACAAATAGCAAGAGAATTAGAGGTATCTATTTCTACCGTGTCAAAAGCGTTAAAAGATAGTGACGAGATAAGTACAGATACCAAACAAAAGGTAAAAGCCTTTGCTAAACTTTATAATTATAGACCTAATAAAATAGCCTTAAGCTTAAAAAATAGGAGAACAAAAAACATAGGGGTAGTTATTCCAGATATTGTACATCATTTTTTTACGACCGTTTTTAGGGGTATTGAAAAGTATGCCAACCAACATGGCTATAATGTAGTGGTGTGCGTGTCAGATGAGTCATATGAGAAAGAGGTATTCAATATGGAGCTTTTGGCCAATGGTAGTATTGATGGTTTTATAATGTCCGTATCTGCGGAGACACAACAAAAAAACAATTTCAGTCATTTAAAGGAGGTCATGGAACAGGGGATTCCTTTAGTTTTGTTTGATCGGGTAATTGATGAGATTGAGTGCGATAAAGTGGTGATGAACGATGAGGAGATTGCCTATGAAGCAACAGCGAAAATGTTGGCCGAGGGCAAGAAGAAAATTGCATTGGTCACTACTGAAAGTTATTTTAATGTTAGTGAAAAGAGAGCAGAAGGTTATAAAAAAGCTCTTCTTGACCATAACATAGCTTATGATGAAAAGTTAACCTTAGTTTTGCCTTTTAAAGGAATAGAAGAAACTTATATAGAGACCTTTGTTGAAAACGAAAGTTTTGATGGGGTGTTGTGCGTTAATGAGATTTTTGCTGTACTATTTATGGGTGCGGTCCAAAAGAAGGGACTTAAGATTCCAGAAGATGTCTCGGTAATTGGTTTTACTGACGGGCTTTTATCACGATATTCAACCCCTGCATTAACCACCATAGCACAACACGGTGACAAAATGGGGCAAATTGCAGCCAAAATGTTGATTGAGAAACTTGAAAATGAAATTGGTTTTCATGAAGAAGAAGTTTATAGAACTGAAATCATAGAGGCAACCCTCATTGAAAGAGGTTCAACTATAAACAAATAG
- a CDS encoding alpha-amylase family glycosyl hydrolase, whose translation MAENKKQVVYHVFTRLFGNTNTTNKPWGTIEDNGVGKFTDFTKKALQEIKKLGVTHIWYTGVPHHAVINDYTAHGISNDDPDVVKGRAGSPYAVKDYYSVNPDLAKNPENRLKEFQNLISRTHKEGLKVIIDIVPNHVARKYEGGATPKGKEPFGASDDTSVEYHRDNNFYYIPGTPFQVPEWRDGYVPLGGEKHEGVDHKFSENPAKWTGNGSRLAKPDFNDWYETVKINYGVRPDGHYDFDVLPDDFGGKDHKTHFEFWNERSVPDSWVKFKDIALYWTEMGVDGFRYDMAEMVPVEFWSYMNSNIKMKNPDTFLMAEVYNPYEYRNYIFKGKMDYLYDKVEMYDSLKSIMQGDGWTDHIPVIKNGTQDIEHHLLHFLENHDEQRIASPDFAGDANKGKPAMVVSATMTTAPLMIYFGQEVGEPAAENAGFGSSTRTSIFDYIGVPHHQRWVNNKKFDGGQLSEDEADLRDFYRRLLNFTVNSSALMGAYQDIHFYNRDHAEYYNHHVLSYVRWSDNEKLIVISNFDANDWFGFELKLPENIVQEWQLSDGNHTITDALYGVEKTLKVENGSAQVRIDINPLESFVFSVK comes from the coding sequence ATGGCAGAAAATAAAAAACAGGTTGTATATCATGTATTCACAAGATTGTTCGGTAACACTAATACCACGAATAAACCATGGGGTACTATTGAGGATAACGGTGTAGGTAAGTTTACTGACTTCACCAAAAAGGCACTCCAAGAAATCAAAAAATTGGGTGTTACTCATATTTGGTATACAGGTGTCCCACATCATGCTGTAATCAATGATTATACGGCACACGGAATTTCTAATGATGATCCAGATGTGGTTAAAGGTAGAGCAGGTTCTCCCTATGCCGTTAAGGATTATTACAGTGTGAATCCTGATTTGGCCAAAAATCCAGAAAACCGTCTTAAAGAGTTTCAAAACTTAATTAGCCGTACGCATAAAGAAGGGCTTAAAGTTATTATTGATATCGTTCCCAATCATGTGGCACGCAAGTATGAAGGCGGTGCTACACCTAAAGGTAAAGAGCCTTTTGGAGCTTCCGATGATACGTCTGTTGAATACCATCGTGATAATAATTTCTATTACATTCCCGGTACTCCTTTTCAAGTTCCTGAATGGAGAGATGGTTATGTACCCTTAGGAGGCGAGAAACATGAGGGTGTAGACCATAAATTCTCCGAAAACCCTGCAAAATGGACGGGTAATGGCTCACGTTTAGCTAAACCTGATTTCAATGATTGGTATGAAACCGTAAAAATAAATTATGGAGTACGCCCAGATGGTCATTATGACTTTGATGTACTTCCAGATGATTTTGGTGGAAAAGATCATAAAACCCATTTTGAATTTTGGAACGAACGATCTGTGCCAGATTCTTGGGTGAAATTTAAAGATATTGCCCTGTATTGGACGGAAATGGGTGTAGATGGCTTCCGGTATGATATGGCTGAAATGGTTCCGGTGGAGTTTTGGAGTTATATGAACTCCAACATTAAAATGAAAAATCCCGATACCTTTTTAATGGCCGAGGTTTATAACCCGTATGAGTACCGCAATTATATTTTTAAGGGCAAAATGGACTATCTCTACGATAAAGTAGAAATGTACGATTCTTTAAAAAGCATCATGCAGGGCGATGGGTGGACGGACCATATACCAGTAATCAAAAATGGTACGCAAGATATTGAACATCATTTGTTACATTTCTTGGAAAACCATGATGAGCAGCGTATTGCCTCGCCTGATTTTGCAGGAGATGCTAACAAGGGTAAACCGGCAATGGTGGTTTCGGCTACTATGACTACGGCGCCATTAATGATTTATTTTGGGCAAGAAGTGGGTGAGCCTGCTGCAGAAAATGCGGGTTTCGGCAGTTCTACAAGAACATCAATTTTTGATTATATCGGTGTTCCGCACCATCAGCGTTGGGTAAATAATAAAAAGTTTGATGGGGGGCAGCTTTCCGAAGATGAAGCCGACTTACGCGATTTTTATCGGCGATTGTTGAATTTTACGGTCAATAGTAGTGCATTAATGGGTGCATACCAAGATATTCATTTTTATAATAGGGACCATGCGGAATATTACAATCACCATGTGCTTTCGTATGTACGTTGGTCGGATAATGAGAAACTAATCGTCATCTCTAATTTTGATGCTAACGATTGGTTCGGTTTTGAATTAAAACTTCCTGAAAATATCGTTCAAGAATGGCAATTGTCTGACGGGAATCATACCATTACCGATGCACTTTACGGAGTAGAAAAGACTTTGAAAGTTGAAAATGGTTCCGCTCAGGTTCGTATTGATATCAATCCTTTAGAATCCTTTGTTTTCAGTGTAAAATAG
- a CDS encoding BaiN/RdsA family NAD(P)/FAD-dependent oxidoreductase, with amino-acid sequence MFDVIVIGGGAAGFYTAIHIAEAKPHLKIAILERGKDVLGKVKVSGGGRCNVTHAEFDPRELTKNYPRGEKELLGPFHTYCSGDTVGFFEERGITLKIESDGRMFPESDSSQTIIDCFLNEAERLGIKILKHSAVSKIEKVQSEDNAEGWKITTIKHSYKCQKLVVATGSNPKIWKLLEKLGHTIVPAVPSLFTFNCKDERISGIPGVSTMAQVEVFENKLYQSKVTTQLKSKNTKSALLTSDGPLLITHWGLSGPAILKLSAWGARLLSGMEYRFKIRVNWLPEYNFDGLMGLLSEIKDVEAKKTVLRTKAVEVPRRLWTNLVRASGIAETDKWAEVTKVQMEKLARQLTECELKIEGKSTFKEEFVTAGGIDLKEVNFKTYESKKLPGMYFAGEVINIDAITGGFNFQNAWTGGYIAAKALVNSF; translated from the coding sequence ATGTTTGATGTTATAGTTATAGGTGGTGGTGCGGCCGGGTTTTATACAGCAATTCATATTGCAGAGGCAAAACCCCATCTTAAAATAGCAATTCTAGAACGTGGTAAAGACGTGCTAGGCAAAGTAAAAGTATCTGGTGGGGGACGTTGTAATGTTACCCATGCAGAATTTGACCCTCGTGAACTAACTAAAAACTATCCTAGAGGAGAAAAAGAGCTTTTAGGTCCTTTTCACACGTATTGTAGCGGTGATACGGTCGGTTTTTTTGAGGAGAGGGGTATAACACTAAAAATAGAGTCTGATGGGCGTATGTTTCCTGAATCGGATTCTTCACAAACTATTATCGATTGCTTTTTAAACGAAGCAGAACGTTTGGGCATAAAAATACTGAAGCATAGTGCAGTTTCCAAAATTGAAAAAGTTCAGTCGGAGGACAATGCTGAGGGATGGAAAATCACCACGATAAAACATAGCTACAAGTGCCAAAAATTGGTCGTGGCTACTGGAAGCAATCCTAAAATATGGAAGCTTTTAGAAAAATTAGGTCATACTATTGTACCAGCAGTACCTTCTCTGTTTACCTTTAATTGTAAGGACGAACGAATTTCTGGTATTCCAGGGGTAAGTACAATGGCGCAAGTTGAAGTATTTGAGAATAAGTTGTACCAATCAAAAGTTACCACGCAGTTAAAAAGTAAGAATACTAAATCGGCTCTGTTAACTTCTGATGGACCGTTATTGATAACCCATTGGGGTTTGAGTGGTCCTGCTATTTTAAAATTATCGGCTTGGGGTGCACGCTTGTTAAGTGGAATGGAATACCGGTTTAAAATACGTGTGAACTGGTTGCCGGAGTATAATTTTGACGGTCTAATGGGTTTGCTTTCTGAAATTAAGGATGTTGAAGCAAAGAAAACAGTTTTACGAACCAAAGCTGTAGAAGTACCACGGCGCTTATGGACAAACCTGGTCAGAGCATCAGGTATTGCGGAAACCGATAAATGGGCTGAGGTGACCAAGGTTCAAATGGAAAAATTAGCACGGCAACTTACTGAATGTGAGCTAAAAATAGAAGGGAAAAGCACCTTCAAAGAAGAATTTGTTACCGCTGGTGGCATTGACTTGAAAGAAGTAAATTTTAAAACGTACGAAAGTAAAAAACTACCTGGAATGTACTTTGCTGGTGAGGTCATTAATATAGATGCCATCACAGGAGGGTTTAATTTTCAAAATGCTTGGACGGGTGGTTATATTGCCGCGAAAGCCTTAGTTAATAGCTTTTGA
- a CDS encoding glycerophosphodiester phosphodiesterase: MENKKPLVIGHRGAMGHETENTIASIEKAMEMGVDMLEIDVFKIKSGEIVVFHDDTVERLTDGKGEIENYTLAELKALKVEGGHQIPTLQEVLDVMGGKTELNIELKGRNTATDVNRMIEAEVNSGKWRLNDFIISSFEWDELRDIRKANSEVRIAILIGENPLDALEVGKELNAEAINPSFKQLTAENNVKIKEAGFKIFPWTVNEPQDILQMKRFGVDGIITNYPERVN; this comes from the coding sequence ATGGAAAATAAGAAACCGCTTGTTATTGGTCATCGGGGAGCAATGGGCCATGAAACCGAAAATACTATTGCCTCTATCGAAAAGGCTATGGAAATGGGTGTGGATATGCTTGAAATAGACGTTTTCAAAATAAAAAGCGGAGAAATCGTTGTTTTTCATGATGACACGGTAGAACGCCTGACCGATGGAAAAGGTGAAATAGAAAATTATACTTTGGCCGAATTAAAAGCATTGAAGGTCGAAGGCGGACATCAAATACCAACACTTCAAGAGGTGTTGGATGTGATGGGCGGAAAAACCGAACTTAACATTGAGTTGAAGGGCAGAAATACGGCAACTGACGTAAATAGAATGATAGAGGCGGAAGTGAACTCCGGAAAATGGAGGCTCAACGATTTTATAATTTCCAGTTTTGAGTGGGATGAGTTGCGGGATATTCGAAAAGCCAATTCAGAGGTGAGGATTGCCATTCTGATCGGTGAGAATCCCCTTGATGCTCTTGAAGTCGGAAAAGAGTTAAATGCCGAAGCAATCAATCCTAGTTTCAAACAACTTACTGCGGAGAATAACGTAAAAATAAAAGAAGCGGGTTTCAAAATTTTTCCTTGGACGGTAAATGAGCCTCAAGATATTCTACAAATGAAACGCTTTGGCGTAGACGGTATCATTACCAATTATCCTGAACGCGTAAATTAA